From Ischnura elegans chromosome 13 unlocalized genomic scaffold, ioIscEleg1.1 SUPER_13_unloc_1, whole genome shotgun sequence, a single genomic window includes:
- the LOC124172515 gene encoding zinc finger protein 37-like produces the protein MNQCKSPLYSKTDNVVVHLGRLPEWISEQKTVKVLIKSQECVITSLPSSIIWKEYRFMNSFCGKNLLPSQNQDLVNGQRLTHSTGGNVTVNFMAKLPDDINYCCKILGACINPFLGFDLCHHAIYLLNNEAFQCLTKVQENMDFVLSMAITEAQCSDVECKECSLLMDAPWLAASNPGGNMSIKEEGTGDDNLRSSTDSNGCLQSANEGTSQLPCAFQTTEIYIPVSDCLETRPDALFHVKKENEDPLSEGNYPVMYTPNPLEISRDVTDPLATDKLEEYVEELGAEKGPLEGTVGKEESYDERYEGGYEEMMEENTAEEGQLEEVMDVRAAPADGSAVAVALVSVKEENKDPLRYDNYPEIYTPYPAAISSNALDPLATDDLVQASTSSQGDEVDAEGTRAVVIDRDTLLVLAKIELSPKETDATEPTDTENGELIQNHSMAMEFMTEAEDLPASELASALFAALVPKIRSSHSRKGKDVMDKDVEKCETLLADKIMSCSIPNDERLHSKSRYASKIRGDRATMTIAGKRGGCDNAGSVTFFRRTENVKNGPEAVLLENKDRSTFMVKNPRKLASSTKKSYHCFNCRDAFHTKYDLIKHLEIHFGSGNLDNDSNLSIGKDASLKTLVSRRETKTSCLPISSKSLNQLMCKRQGVRQKGNGLLRDNLGGTRKKKNVREMRRSFMEGGKSCTGSPDTAKKPYACSECDKSFTQRCNLVCHIRTHTKEKPYTCDECEKSFSQKSNLVRHIRTHTKEKPYTCNEWDKYFSHKNTLVCHMRTHTKEKPYLCNECDKSFSYKSQLVRHIRTHTKEKPYSCNECDKSFSEKNHLLCHMRTHTKEKPYCCNECDKSFTQRNTLVNHIRTHTKEKPYTCNECDKSFSVKSQLVSHIRTHTKEKPYSCNVCDKSFTQRSTLVCHIRTHTKEKPYSCNECDKSFTRRSTLVCHIRTHTKEKPYTCNECDKSFTRRSTLVCHNRTHTKEKPYTCKECEKSFSVKSQLVRHIRTHTKEKPYSLNECDKTCSL, from the exons ATGAATCAATGTAAATCACCATTATACTCCAAAACTGATAATGTAGTAGTGCATCTGGGAAGACTTCCTGAATGGATCAGTGAGCAAAAAACGGTGAaagtgttgataaaatctcaggaATGTGTAATTACCTCTCTACCATCTTCTATAATATGGAAGGAGTATCGATTTATGAACAGCTTTTGTGGGAAAAACTTGTTGCCGTCACAAAACCAAGATTTGGTCAATGGTCAGAGGTTAACTCACTCTACTGGTGGGAACGTGACAGTGAATTTCATGGCCAAGTTACCTGATGACATAaattattgttgtaaaatattagGGGCTTGCATTAACCCTTTCCTTGGATTCGATTTGTGTCATCATGCAATCTACTTACTGAACAATGAGGCCTTCCAGTGTCTTACAAAAGTACAGGAGAACATGGATTTTGTGCTTAGTATGGCCATCACTGAAGCTCAGTGTTCCGATGTAGAGTGCAAAGAATGTTCATTGCTGATGGATGCACCTTGGCTAGCAGCATCAAATCCTGGAGGCAACATG AGTATCAAAGAAGAGGGGACAGGTGATGACAATTTACGGTCTTCTACTGACTCAAATGGCTGCTTGCAAAGTGCGAAtgaaggcacttcacagctcCCATGTGCATTCCAAactactgaaatatacattcctgtgtcagACTGCCTAGAAACGAGACCAGAtgctttg tttcatgtgaaaaagGAGAACGaggaccctctcagtgaagggaattatcctgTGATGTACACTCCAAATCCACTGGAAATTTCAAGAGATGTAACAGATCCATTGGCAACTGATAAATTG GAAGAGTATGTGGAGGAATTGGGTGCAGAGAAGGGGCCGCTTGAAGGGACGGTGGGTAAGGAAGAGTCGTATGACGAGCGTTACGAAGGGGGTTATGaggaaatgatggaagagaaCACTGCTGAGGAGGGACAGCTAGAGGAAGTAATGGATGTGAGAGCAGCTCCAGCAGATGGCAGTGCGGTTGCTGTTGCACTG gtatctgtgaaagaggagaacaaaGACCCTCTCAGATATGATAATTATCCTGAGATATACACACCGTATCCAGCTGCAATTTCAAGTAATGCTTTGGATCCATTGGCAACTGACGACTTG GTACAggcctcaacatcttcccaaggcgatgaggtggatgctgaaggcacaAGAGCCGTTGTGATAGACCGTGATACTCTGCTGGTTTTGGCCAAGATCGAACTGtctcccaaggagactgatgccactgag CCTACTGATACAGAAAATGGAGAGCTGATTCAGAATCACTCAATGGCCATGGAGTTTATGACAGAGGCAGAAG atctCCCAGCTTCTGAACTAGCCTCAGCCTTGTTTGCAGCCCTTGTACCGAAGATTAGATCATCacattcaaggaaaggaaaggatGTGATGGATAAAGACGTTGAAAAATGTGAAACCTTGCTTGCTGATAAAATAATGTCGTGTTCAATTCCTAATGATGAACGGTTACATTCTAAATCTAGATATGCGTCTAAAATCAGAGGGGATAGAGCAACAATGACTATTGCTGGGAAGAGAGGTGGTTGTGATAATGCAGGCTCCGTAACGTTTTTCAGGAGAACTGAGAATGTAAAGAATGGCCCCGAGGCAGTTCTACTGGAAAACAAAGATAGAAGTACTTTCATGGTCAAAAATCCTCGAAAGCTTGCAAGTTCAACGAAAAAGTCTTatcattgcttcaactgcagagatgCGTTCCATACCAAATATGATCTCATTAAGCACCTCGAGATTCATTTCGGTTCTGGTAATTTGGATAATGATTCAAATTTGTCAATCGGAAAGGATGCGTCCCTTAAAACCCTTGTTTCTAGAAGAGAAACTAAAACTTCTTGTCTGCCCATCTCCTCCAAAAGTTTAAATCAGCTGATGTGTAAAAGGCAAGGGGTGAGACAAAAAGGAAATGGGCTTCTTAGGGATAACCTCGGAGgaacaaggaagaaaaaaaatgtgagggAAATGAGGAGAAGCTTCATGGAAGGTGGGAAATCATGCACAGGTAGTCCAGACACAGCAAAGAAGCCTTATGcctgcagtgaatgtgataagtctttcactCAAAGGTGTAACCTCgtctgtcacattcggactcatacgaaggagaaaccttatacctgcgatgaatgtgaaaagtctttctctcaaaagagtaacctcgtccgtcacattcggactcataccaAGGAGAAACCTTATACTTGCAATGAATGGGATAAGTATTTCTCTCACAAGAAtacccttgtctgtcacatgcggactcatacgaaggagaaaccctatttgtgcaatgaatgtgataagtctttctcttaTAAGAGTCaacttgtccgtcacattcggactcatacgaaggagaagccttattcttgcaatgaatgtgataagtctttctctgaaaagaaTCACCTTCtctgtcacatgcggactcacacgaaggagaaaccttactgttgcaatgaatgtgataagtctttcactCAAAGGAACACCCTTGTcaatcacattcggactcatacgaaggagaaaccttatacttgcaatgaatgtgataagtctttctctgtaaagagtcaacttgtcagtcacattcggactcatacgaaggagaaaccttattcttgcaatgtatgtgataagtctttcactCAAAGGAGCACTCTTgtctgtcacattcggactcatacgaaggagaaaccttattcttgcaatgaatgtgataagtctttcactCGAAGGAGCACTCTTgtctgtcacattcggactcatacgaaggagaaaccttatacttgcaatgaatgtgataagtctttcactCGAAGGAGCACTCTTGTCTGTCACaatcggactcatacgaaggagaaaccttatacttgcaaggaatgtgaaaagtctttctctgtaaagagtcaacttgtccgtcacattcggactcatacgaaggagaaaccttattctttaAATGAATGTGATAAGACTTGCTCCTTATAG